Proteins encoded in a region of the Triticum dicoccoides isolate Atlit2015 ecotype Zavitan chromosome 3A, WEW_v2.0, whole genome shotgun sequence genome:
- the LOC119266563 gene encoding protein RER1B-like, with product MDSGGGDSSGSAGAAAAAAKWRREATRAFQYYLDRSTPHATGRWVGTLVVAGVYALRVLSIHGFYIVSYGLGIYLLNLLIGFLSPMVDPELDPSAAAAGPALPTRGSDEFKPFIRRLPEFKFWYAITKAFLIAFVMTFFSVFDVPVFWPILLCYWIVLFVLTMKRQILHMVKYKYVPFNIGKQKYGGKKGGASSSSSKD from the exons ATGGACTCCGGCGGCGGCGACTCGTCCGGCAGCGCGGGCGCGGCTGCCGCGGCGGCCAAGTGGCGGAGGGAGGCGACGCGGGCGTTCCAGTACTACCTGGACCGGTCGACGCCGCACGCGACGGGGCGGTGGGTGGGCACGCTGGTGGTGGCCGGCGTGTACGCGCTCAGGGTCTTGTCCATCCACGGCTTCTACATCGTCAGCTACGGGCTCGGGATCTACCTCCTCAACCTCCTCATCGGATTCCTCTCCCCCATGGTGGACCCGGAGCTcgacccctccgccgccgccgccgggcccgCCCTCCCCACCCGCGGATCCGACGAGTTCAAGCCCTTCATCAGGAGGCTCCCAGAGTTCAAGTTCTG GTATGCAATCACAAAGGCTTTTCTTATAGCTTTTGTCATGACTTTCTTCTCCGTGTTCGACGTCCCTGTCTTCTGGCCTATACTGCTCTGCTACTGGATTGTACTCTTTGTGCTCACGATGAAGCGCCAGATTCTGCACATGGTCAAGTACAAATATGTGCCCTTCAACATCGGCAAGCAG AAATACGGCGGGAAGAAGGGTGGCGCGAGCAGCAGCTCGTCGAAAGACTGA
- the LOC119266564 gene encoding uncharacterized protein LOC119266564 has translation MATDDPEPPQPPQPQPQTLAAGELVWAKTKGRHHWWPARLHAPSSESPLVSSLGAEYSDDHRPAVAVKPFLAAPDANALATANKGLAFVAAVAHARATAVAILCDALTCPCARGPQESSQADDNNKVVITAVANLLEPREFLAALRSAAVDAPALGLLDHARLKTWVQALAQGWGPDGPGRYQRRTKDDLIDKIDLDMLADDGAASEEDEEEKKKAVVQHKTPKQRKKRTKAPTPKDKEEEEEDKAEMAHKTPKQTRRPAKASLMDSEEEEEQKLSSQNKAESGTALSGRRERKKSKYLSPPYTNIGVFALEDKSDDSPKKSPPARAANKDESKYNKGSPDEKHKKKSKVVVPPPLPLPLDNVAAQEVLLLLRCFGEDVSHKRHFPKAAEDFLGLLRSFVFAEGAHHDSYKDHECSHIPKNAAVEKAAAAADVLVSDSAATPKQGKGKRGRKKKDQDGSADSSSINNNNNNNNKKKTAALDCAAEDASEENKKEENVSDKKKRGRKKKEQEQDGTSPKGSVINKRKKIDKTSPKATLGPASASASGSGSGSGLVITPAIPIRQVSAEDIMSQVKPGMGAGVPDPKMKNSLLVSKSPISATMSGGVKSGEEQEQGDGGSVVNASSDQSAKKNEEEATKPATDMNVDGDVPQTQVTMPVNVDMNVDTTLSQDVAAKHQADVKMPEAAGMNVDILNADVAAASAQAQVTTLPETGGIQLLDMNVESVVDVPVVTSVEMEAMELEASIPVLDINEQVAAVEDVPATSGLLPPIIHGDIISQPADENKDKNASVQVRAVQESYTSLIQAMLPETYKKVEEVAAGAGAVAAPQGDETQKVEETSQNKAVAAKGSGGATNGSPCPPDAPNSAQKRRNKKPAAAAYFANPAEIRVKFLDGTMVPTKEELLSEFRRFGVLVESECDISEERRDARVVFGKSTEAEAAYTKAEIPGIFGQFGPPWATLGLNYLEAITLAPARPAKPPLARADMRKNVENMISSLKNGRSLPLNVGAAAFPAAPAPAGGAGAAPVSASLLAEMQRLLSKLDKTQPPPGPSGSAPPSSS, from the coding sequence ATGGCGACGGACGATCCCGAGCCCCCGCAACCCCCGCAACCccaaccccaaaccctagccgccggggaGCTCGTCTGGGCCAAGACCAAGGGCCGACACCACTGGTGGCCCGCGCGCCTCCACGCCCCATCCTCTGAATCCCCCCTCGTCTCCTCCCTCGGCGCCGAGTACTCCGACGACCaccgccccgccgtcgccgtcaaGCCCTTCCTCGCCGCCCCCGACGCCAACGCCCTCGCAACCGCCAACAAAGGCCTCGCCTTTGTCGCCGCCGTCGCCCACGCCAGGGCCACCGCCGTCGCCATCCTCTGCGACGCCCTCACCTGCCCCTGCGCCCGCGGCCCCCAAGAATCATCCCAGGCCGACGACAACAACAAGGTCGTCATCACCGCCGTCGCCAACCTCCTCGAGCCCCGCGAGTTCCTCGCCGCGCTTCGCAGCGCGGCCGTCGACGCCCCCGCCCTCGGCCTGCTGGACCACGCCCGCCTCAAGACCTGGGTCCAGGCGCTCGCCCAGGGATGGGGCCCCGACGGCCCGGGCCGCTACCAGCGCCGCACCAAAGACGACCTCATCGACAAGATTGATCTCGACATGCTGGCCGACGACGGTGCTGCCtctgaagaggatgaggaggagaagaagaaggccgtGGTGCAGCACAAGACGCCCAAGCAGAGAAAGAAGCGCACCAAAGCCCCCACTCCaaaggacaaggaggaggaggaggaggacaaagcCGAGATGGCACACAAGACCCCCAAGCAGACAAGGAGGCCCGCCAAAGCCTCGCTCATGGactccgaggaggaggaggagcagaaacTCAGCAGCCAGAACAAGGCCGAGAGCGGCACTGCCCTCTCCGGGAGGCGCGAGCGCAAGAAGAGCAAGTATCTCTCGCCGCCCTACACCAACATCGGCGTCTTTGCTCTTGAGGACAAGTCAGATGATTCGCCAAAGAAATCGCCGCCCGCCAGAGCTGCTAACAAGGATGAGAGCAAGTATAACAAGGGGTCACCGGATGAGAagcacaagaagaagagcaaggtggtggtgccgccgccgcttccgcttcCGCTGGACAATGTTGCTGCTCAGGAGGTCCTGCTGCTGCTGCGCTGCTTCGGGGAGGACGTCTCTCACAAGAGGCACTTCCCCAAGGCCGCGGAGGACTTCCTTGGCCTGCTTAGGAGCTTCGTGTTTGCCGAGGGTGCTCACCATGACTCCTACAAGGACCATGAATGCTCACACATTCCCAAGAATGCTGCTGTTGAgaaagctgctgctgctgcagatGTCCTGGTTTCAGATTCAGCTGCTACTCCCAAACAAGGCAAGGGTAAGCGTGGTAgaaagaagaaggatcaggatGGCAGTGCCGATTCTTCTtctatcaacaacaacaacaacaacaacaacaagaagaagacggCCGCTCTTGACTGTGCAGCGGAGGATGCTTCTGAGGAGAATAAGAAAGAGGAGAATGTTTCTGACAAGAAGAAGAGGGGCAGAAAGAAGAAGGAGCAGGAGCAGGATGGAACCTCCCCAAAAGGCTCTGTTATCAACAAGAGGAAGAAGATTGACAAAACCTCCCCAAAAGCAACTCTTGGGCCTGCCTCTGCCTCTGCCTCTGGCTCTGGCTCTGGCTCTGGCTTGGTTATCACGCCCGCCATTCCTATCAGGCAGGTGAGTGCTGAGGATATCATGAGCCAAGTCAAACCAGGCATGGGAGCTGGGGTTCCTGATCCCAAGATGAAGAACAGCTTGTTGGTGTCAAAGAGCCCTATTTCAGCTACAATGTCTGGAGGAGTAAAATCAGGAGAGGAGCAGGAGCAAGGGGACGGTGGATCCGTTGTGAATGCTTCATCTGACCAATCTGCCAAAAAGAATGAGGAGGAAGCAACAAAGCCAGCAACTGATATGAATGTGGACGGAGATGTGCCCCAGACTCAAGTTACAATGCCTGTGAATGTGGATATGAACGTGGATACTACTCTTAGCCAAGATGTTGCTGCCAAACATCAGGCTGATGTTAAAATGCCTGAAGCTGCTGGTATGAATGTGGATATTCTTaacgcagatgttgctgccgcaagTGCCCAGGCACAAGTGACGACTCTGCCTGAAACTGGTGGTATTCAGTTATTAGATATGAATGTGGAAAGTGTTGTAGATGTGCCTGTCGTCACAAGTGTCGAGATGGAAGCCATGGAGCTGGAAGCTAGTATTCCTGTACTAGATATAAATGAACAAGTTGCTGCTGTTGAAGATGTGCCTGCTACAAGTGGCTTGCTTCCACCTATCATCCATGGAGATATCATATCCCAGCCCGCCGatgaaaacaaagacaaaaacgcAAGTGTGCAAGTTCGTGCAGTTCAAGAGTCATACACATCTCTGATTCAGGCGATGCTGCCGGAAACGTACAAGAAAGTGGAGGAGGTCGCTGCTGGAGCAGGTGCCGTCGCGGCGCCTCAAGGTGATGAGactcaaaaggttgaagagactagccAGAACAAGGCAGTTGCTGCAAAAGGTAGTGGTGGTGCTACCAATGGGAGCCCCTGCCCTCCTGATGCGCCCAACTCTGCCCAGAAgaggagaaacaagaagcccgcaGCAGCAGCATACTTTGCCAACCCAGCAGAGATCCGGGTGAAATTCTTGGACGGCACCATGGTCCCCACCAAGGAGGAGCTGCTCTCAGAGTTCCGCAGGTTTGGCGTCCTGGTGGAGTCGGAGTGCGACATATCAGAAGAGCGCCGCGACGCGCGCGTGGTGTTTGGGAAGAGCACCGAGGCAGAGGCGGCCTACACCAAGGCGGAGATCCCAGGCATCTTCGGGCAGTTCGGGCCCCCCTGGGCCACCCTGGGGCTCAACTACCTGGAGGCGATCACGCTTGCGCCTGCCCGTCCCGCCAAGCCCCCGCTGGCTCGTGCCGACATGAGGAAGAACGTGGAGAACATGATCTCGTCCCTGAAGAACGGGCGGTCTTTGCCGCTCAACGTTGGAGCGGCGGCGTTCCCAGCCGCTCCCGCTCCCGCTGGAGGAGCCGGAGCGGCGCCCGTGTCGGCGAGCCTCCTTGCTGAGATGCAGCGGCTCCTGTCCAAGCTCGACAAGACGCAGCCGCCCCCTGGGCCTTCGGGCTCGGCTCCTCCGTCGTCGTCATAG